In Synechococcus sp. UW179A, a single genomic region encodes these proteins:
- the bcp gene encoding thioredoxin-dependent thiol peroxidase — translation MTLQIGDPAPDFTLPDENGEPLTLSSLKGQRVVIYFYPKDATPGCTKEACNFRDRWSDLKAHGIRVLGISKDNAASHTRFIAKQELPFTLLTDEEPCAVASSYESYGLKKFMGREFMGMMRHTFVVDAEGKLELIYRKVKADSMADQVLSDLGLG, via the coding sequence ATGACTCTGCAGATCGGCGATCCCGCCCCTGACTTCACACTTCCAGATGAGAACGGTGAGCCCCTCACGCTTTCATCTCTGAAAGGACAACGAGTGGTGATCTATTTCTATCCGAAGGACGCCACCCCCGGCTGCACCAAGGAAGCGTGCAACTTCCGGGACCGCTGGAGCGACCTCAAGGCCCATGGCATCAGGGTCCTAGGGATTAGCAAGGACAACGCCGCATCTCACACCCGCTTCATCGCCAAGCAGGAACTTCCCTTCACCTTGCTCACTGACGAGGAGCCATGCGCCGTGGCCAGCAGCTACGAAAGCTACGGCCTGAAGAAGTTCATGGGCCGTGAGTTCATGGGCATGATGCGTCACACCTTTGTTGTGGATGCTGAGGGCAAGCTTGAGTTGATTTACAGAAAGGTCAAAGCCGATTCAATGGCTGATCAAGTGCTGAGCGATCTGGGGCTGGGCTGA
- a CDS encoding type III pantothenate kinase has product MRSEQRCLLIGNSRWHWAEQLKSGAWSYSHSQPQLSLLAGSPQLCAWAAVGPVPDHSVLRPDRRLDLDVIPLRNVPAWLGIDRALAGWGAWTQSAEVGPLMVVDAGTVLSLTRVTADGAFNGGWLAAGLRLQLQAMAAGTWALTDHDDQRRDPCDGASFPRDSCEAMRRGVIESLVGLIVRAQDLDPSPIWLCGGDAPLLLQALQTQGLELNHAPDLVMQSLVTLVSPAPDRSALDQPLNRL; this is encoded by the coding sequence ATGCGCTCTGAGCAGCGCTGTCTACTAATCGGTAACAGTCGCTGGCACTGGGCTGAGCAATTGAAAAGCGGTGCCTGGAGCTACAGCCATTCCCAACCGCAACTGTCGCTGTTGGCTGGCTCTCCTCAGCTTTGTGCATGGGCGGCAGTGGGACCTGTGCCGGATCATTCCGTGCTCAGGCCAGACAGGCGTCTCGATCTCGATGTGATTCCGCTTAGAAATGTCCCGGCCTGGCTTGGCATCGACAGAGCGCTTGCTGGATGGGGCGCCTGGACCCAGTCAGCAGAGGTTGGCCCCCTGATGGTTGTTGATGCCGGCACTGTGCTCAGCTTGACGCGCGTGACCGCAGACGGTGCATTCAATGGCGGTTGGCTCGCAGCCGGATTGAGGCTGCAGTTGCAGGCCATGGCTGCAGGTACTTGGGCGCTGACAGATCATGACGACCAGAGGCGGGATCCCTGTGATGGCGCTTCTTTCCCCAGGGATTCGTGTGAGGCGATGCGCCGGGGAGTGATCGAAAGTCTTGTCGGTCTAATTGTCCGAGCCCAGGACCTCGATCCCTCTCCGATTTGGCTCTGCGGCGGTGATGCTCCACTGCTGTTGCAGGCTTTGCAGACCCAGGGGCTTGAGCTGAATCATGCCCCTGATCTTGTGATGCAGTCGCTGGTGACGCTGGTCAGCCCAGCCCCAGATCGCTCAGCACTTGATCAGCCATTGAATCGGCTTTGA